A window of the Nibribacter ruber genome harbors these coding sequences:
- a CDS encoding LytR/AlgR family response regulator transcription factor yields MTCVIVDDEEHALAVIQHHLKQVPNVQVVSATTKPLEALQLINSQPIDLVFMDIQMPEISGLDMVRAINGRSKVILTTAYSEFAAEGFDLEVVDYLLKPISLPRFLRAVQRAMPTQPAVASESIQEPSQEPLENDYIFVKTELKGKMLKINIGDIDYVEGMKNYVALHHNGTRTLALLTMKAMEERLPSKQFIRVHKSFIIALPKIIAIEGNQILLKNTKADITLGDTYRSAFHERMRKKLIQ; encoded by the coding sequence ATGACTTGTGTTATTGTAGACGATGAGGAGCACGCGCTGGCTGTGATTCAGCACCATTTAAAGCAGGTGCCCAATGTCCAGGTGGTGTCGGCCACTACCAAACCTTTGGAGGCTCTGCAACTTATCAATTCTCAGCCTATTGATTTGGTGTTCATGGACATTCAGATGCCGGAGATTTCGGGGCTGGACATGGTGCGTGCCATTAACGGCAGGAGCAAAGTCATTCTCACCACCGCCTACAGTGAGTTCGCCGCCGAAGGCTTTGACCTGGAAGTGGTAGACTACCTGCTAAAGCCCATCTCTCTGCCAAGATTTTTACGAGCCGTGCAACGCGCTATGCCCACTCAACCCGCCGTGGCTTCTGAGTCCATTCAAGAGCCTAGTCAAGAACCGCTGGAGAACGACTACATCTTCGTGAAGACCGAGCTGAAAGGCAAAATGCTCAAGATTAACATAGGCGACATTGACTATGTGGAAGGCATGAAAAACTACGTGGCCCTGCACCACAACGGCACCCGTACCCTGGCCCTGCTCACCATGAAAGCCATGGAAGAGCGCCTGCCTTCCAAACAGTTCATACGCGTGCACAAGTCTTTCATCATTGCCCTCCCCAAAATCATTGCCATTGAAGGCAACCAAATCCTACTCAAGAACACTAAAGCAGACATTACCCTAGGCGATACTTACCGAAGCGCCTTTCATGAACGCATGCGCAAGAAGTTGATCCAGTAA
- a CDS encoding FecCD family ABC transporter permease, translated as MGQFSKKYTRLYPVLLLLLAVVTVLSIRFGAVQISLQEMNSALSQAFSQPESLTLNERIFLEIRLPRALLTVIVGATLAVGGVLMQSLFRNPIVEPGLVGTSSGAAFGAALYFVLGGIFNFGTGEWTLPLAACLGGILATGLVFMLAQSKETGKSSIVGLLLTGIAINALFLSGVGFLSYIARDPQARSITFWTLGTLSGANWHSVAIVGTVSLVCLGVALRYTKHLNALMIGEEEAQYLGINLKQLKFTILLINVIMVAVATSFTGVISFIGLIVPHLLRLLQGSDNRFLVIGSALMGGILLSLADLVARLLLAPAELPIGIVTSAVGVPVFLLLLRKKNVYL; from the coding sequence ATGGGGCAGTTCAGTAAAAAATACACCCGGCTGTACCCGGTGCTGTTGCTGCTGCTGGCGGTGGTGACGGTGCTGTCCATCCGGTTTGGGGCGGTGCAGATCTCCTTGCAGGAAATGAATTCGGCGCTGAGCCAAGCGTTTTCCCAACCCGAGAGTCTGACCTTGAACGAGCGCATTTTTTTGGAGATACGTCTGCCCCGGGCACTCCTGACGGTAATAGTAGGGGCTACTCTGGCGGTGGGCGGCGTCTTGATGCAGTCTTTGTTCCGGAATCCTATTGTAGAGCCGGGCTTAGTGGGAACCTCCAGCGGGGCAGCGTTTGGGGCAGCCCTTTACTTTGTGTTGGGAGGTATATTCAACTTCGGGACGGGTGAGTGGACCTTGCCTTTAGCGGCCTGCCTGGGCGGGATTCTGGCTACAGGCTTGGTTTTTATGTTGGCGCAGAGCAAAGAAACGGGCAAAAGTTCTATTGTGGGACTCCTGCTTACGGGCATTGCCATTAATGCTTTATTTCTGAGTGGCGTGGGCTTTTTGTCTTACATAGCAAGAGACCCGCAGGCGCGGTCTATCACGTTCTGGACGCTGGGCACGTTGTCTGGCGCTAACTGGCACTCGGTTGCCATTGTGGGCACGGTGTCTTTGGTGTGTCTGGGGGTGGCCTTGCGGTATACCAAGCACCTGAACGCGCTCATGATTGGCGAGGAAGAGGCGCAGTACCTAGGCATTAACCTGAAGCAACTAAAGTTTACCATTCTGCTCATCAATGTCATCATGGTAGCAGTGGCCACGTCGTTCACGGGCGTCATCAGTTTCATTGGTTTGATTGTACCGCATTTGTTGCGGCTGTTGCAGGGCTCGGACAACCGGTTTCTGGTGATTGGCAGCGCGCTCATGGGCGGTATTCTGCTGAGTCTGGCCGACCTGGTGGCTCGTCTGTTGTTAGCCCCCGCAGAACTGCCTATTGGCATCGTGACCTCGGCGGTGGGGGTGCCGGTCTTTTTGTTGTTGTTGCGGAAGAAAAACGTCTATCTCTAA
- a CDS encoding TonB-dependent receptor codes for MKKYIQLLVGVLLSFTAAAQSGQVRGRVFDAYSKTPLVGATVILSSTQGATTDAKGEFSLDCSGVTPLTVKFVGYETFNGSLKICDQYLQIGLTPSNTNLNEVEVSAASSETNTVLRQPQSIGLLTRRELSRSEGLFLESSLNLMPGVRMEKRTMNGGQRILIRGYGLPAANGNQLNFNGAGYKAYLNGIPVTDAEGVTVLDDVDFSTLGKVEVVKGPASSLYGTGIGGVVKMFTLRPEAQTTRLVQEGVVGSYGLWSTNTRLESANERASILVNYGHQNYDSYRVHTSSKKDFATFVGDFRSSDKQSISVYAAYNNSFNAMAGQLDSASFFNKENEGEAKYLENNGRVSYESFRSGLSHTYAFTDFLSNTSSAYFNNYTQEQASAAGLNSNMAYNLGGRTEFNFNFANVLQGLTGTVGGEYQKTISFRKTNALGAGGTLGGITADLEVSAMQYSAFTEWNLQLPLDFTLIAGLSANRVEYGITDKLTNSANPTHADLSGYKKFDAVVTPRAALQKLVTPNVTAYASVSQGYSPPSATTVVVPQAGRVLTNLKPEQGTQYEVGSKGSLLDKKLSYQVALFHLKVQDKIMTQAYADPQSGSILYTISANGGEQTNQGLEVALNYSLLQREEGLVTLVKPFLNYTYSDFTYDQFTRESIVKVNNVNTRVVTDYSGQAVIGVPKQNFNAGVDVELKLGFYLYTTFQHVDDMPITYDAKYRAPSYNLLNAKLGWRKNLGNHVSLDVFAGGNNLTGDLYYNMVFLDAYSSSNNPNIYLPAAYKPTYFGGLNFGYKF; via the coding sequence ATGAAAAAATATATACAACTTCTGGTGGGCGTGCTGCTGTCTTTCACGGCGGCGGCGCAAAGCGGCCAGGTGCGTGGGCGCGTGTTTGACGCCTACAGCAAAACGCCGTTGGTAGGTGCCACGGTAATCCTTTCAAGTACGCAAGGCGCTACCACAGACGCCAAAGGCGAATTCTCTCTGGACTGCTCCGGCGTTACGCCCTTGACGGTGAAGTTTGTGGGCTATGAGACTTTCAACGGCTCTTTGAAAATCTGCGACCAATACCTGCAAATCGGGCTAACGCCTTCTAATACCAACCTGAACGAAGTGGAAGTAAGCGCCGCCTCCTCTGAAACCAACACCGTACTGCGTCAGCCGCAGTCCATTGGTTTATTGACGCGTAGAGAACTGAGCCGCAGCGAGGGCCTCTTCTTAGAAAGCTCTCTGAACCTGATGCCGGGCGTGCGTATGGAAAAGCGCACCATGAACGGCGGGCAGCGCATCTTAATCAGAGGCTACGGCTTGCCAGCAGCCAACGGAAACCAGCTCAACTTCAACGGCGCGGGCTACAAGGCGTATTTGAACGGCATTCCGGTAACCGATGCCGAGGGTGTGACCGTCCTGGACGATGTGGATTTCTCTACGCTGGGCAAAGTGGAAGTGGTCAAAGGGCCGGCCTCCAGTTTGTACGGCACCGGCATTGGCGGCGTGGTAAAGATGTTCACCCTGCGGCCCGAGGCGCAGACCACGCGCCTGGTACAAGAAGGCGTGGTGGGCAGCTATGGCTTGTGGAGTACCAACACCAGACTAGAGAGTGCCAACGAGCGGGCGTCCATTCTGGTTAACTACGGCCATCAGAACTATGACAGCTACCGGGTGCACACCAGCTCCAAGAAGGACTTCGCCACGTTTGTAGGTGATTTCAGAAGCTCAGACAAGCAATCCATCTCGGTGTACGCGGCCTACAACAATTCATTCAACGCCATGGCCGGCCAACTGGACAGTGCCTCGTTCTTCAACAAAGAAAACGAGGGCGAGGCCAAGTATTTGGAGAATAACGGACGGGTGAGCTATGAGAGTTTTAGAAGCGGCTTGTCGCATACGTATGCGTTCACAGATTTCCTGAGCAACACCAGCAGCGCTTATTTCAATAATTACACGCAAGAGCAGGCATCGGCGGCGGGTTTGAACAGCAACATGGCCTATAACCTGGGCGGCCGCACGGAATTCAATTTCAACTTTGCCAACGTGCTACAGGGCTTGACCGGAACCGTGGGCGGCGAATACCAGAAAACTATCTCCTTCCGGAAGACCAATGCCTTGGGAGCGGGCGGAACCTTGGGCGGTATCACGGCAGATTTAGAGGTTTCTGCCATGCAGTATTCGGCGTTTACCGAGTGGAACCTGCAACTGCCCCTGGACTTTACCTTGATTGCCGGCCTGAGCGCCAACCGCGTAGAATATGGCATCACTGACAAACTCACCAACTCCGCTAATCCTACCCACGCAGACTTGTCTGGCTACAAGAAGTTTGATGCCGTGGTTACGCCCAGAGCGGCCTTGCAGAAACTGGTGACGCCCAATGTAACGGCCTACGCCTCTGTGAGCCAAGGCTACTCGCCGCCAAGTGCAACTACCGTGGTGGTGCCTCAGGCAGGCCGCGTCCTCACCAACCTGAAACCCGAGCAAGGCACGCAATATGAGGTAGGCAGCAAAGGCAGTCTGTTGGACAAAAAATTGTCATACCAAGTGGCGCTTTTCCACCTGAAGGTGCAGGACAAAATCATGACTCAGGCCTACGCAGATCCGCAGAGCGGCTCCATTCTCTACACCATCAGTGCCAACGGGGGCGAGCAAACCAACCAGGGCCTGGAAGTGGCATTGAACTACAGCCTGCTCCAGCGCGAGGAAGGCTTGGTGACTCTGGTGAAGCCTTTCTTGAATTACACGTACTCAGACTTCACCTATGACCAGTTCACCCGCGAAAGTATTGTAAAGGTGAACAACGTGAACACCCGCGTGGTAACCGATTACTCAGGCCAAGCCGTGATTGGCGTACCCAAGCAGAATTTCAATGCCGGGGTAGATGTAGAGCTGAAGCTTGGTTTCTACCTGTACACCACCTTCCAGCACGTAGATGACATGCCCATCACCTATGACGCCAAGTACCGCGCGCCCAGCTATAACCTGCTGAACGCAAAACTTGGCTGGCGGAAAAATTTAGGCAACCATGTGTCATTAGATGTTTTTGCAGGCGGCAACAATCTCACTGGAGACCTCTACTACAACATGGTGTTCCTGGATGCTTATTCTAGCTCTAACAATCCCAACATCTACCTGCCCGCAGCCTACAAGCCCACGTACTTTGGGGGCCTGAACTTTGGGTACAAGTTTTAA
- a CDS encoding sensor histidine kinase has protein sequence MKTTIIGPAKRVHRFTGQGFRFSGIGSTFKEAEESRRATYHHVQQAVEMALWQTVKKYRVVLGHVGVWVGFLLLWAITLVSANPGAKVNVLRMLVTFLPAAFTFYGSNFLFFTFLPRRKPLQLLAAEVVFFASCLLVLLLTVGTFRPMTYGKPADWPSLTDFLSTPLWRDTFWLYILLTALSLGYYYLRQSGKRSKEPKLTLEQKLEAEKGKLEAEYAFLRAQINPHFLHNTLNFFYAKSLGHSDELSDGILTLCDIMRYSLESEEDAKGTVLLTKEVEHLHNVIKINQLRFSHRLQIDFKIEGELDSLRIIPLVLITLVENAFKHGEMNDAQHPIQIGLEVQDNGEIKFSVANKKRKGPKETSHGIGLDNTRKRLAAAYPNAHQVQVQEDEEFYAITLTVQLPQSHCAKRSAAAVTYS, from the coding sequence ATGAAAACCACCATCATTGGCCCGGCTAAAAGAGTACATAGATTTACCGGTCAAGGCTTTCGTTTTTCTGGAATTGGCTCTACTTTTAAGGAAGCGGAGGAAAGCCGCAGAGCAACTTACCATCACGTACAACAAGCAGTAGAAATGGCGCTTTGGCAGACAGTTAAAAAGTACCGGGTAGTCTTAGGGCATGTGGGCGTTTGGGTGGGTTTTCTGTTGCTGTGGGCAATCACGCTGGTGTCGGCCAATCCAGGAGCCAAGGTCAATGTGCTGCGCATGCTGGTGACGTTTCTGCCGGCGGCCTTTACGTTTTACGGAAGCAATTTTCTGTTCTTTACCTTCTTGCCGCGCCGCAAACCTTTGCAGTTACTGGCCGCAGAAGTAGTATTTTTTGCCTCTTGTCTCCTGGTGCTGCTCTTGACGGTGGGCACGTTCAGGCCCATGACCTACGGCAAGCCAGCCGATTGGCCTTCCCTGACGGATTTCCTATCTACCCCTTTATGGCGGGACACCTTCTGGTTGTACATCTTGCTCACGGCGCTTTCTTTGGGCTACTATTACCTGCGGCAGAGCGGCAAGCGTTCCAAAGAACCCAAACTGACTTTAGAGCAAAAGCTGGAAGCCGAAAAAGGCAAACTGGAGGCCGAATACGCTTTCCTGAGAGCCCAGATCAATCCGCACTTTCTGCACAACACGCTCAACTTCTTCTACGCCAAATCACTGGGTCATTCAGACGAGCTCTCTGACGGCATTCTCACGCTCTGCGACATTATGCGCTATTCTCTGGAGAGCGAAGAAGACGCCAAAGGCACGGTATTGCTCACCAAAGAAGTAGAGCATCTGCACAACGTCATCAAAATCAACCAGCTTCGGTTCAGTCACCGTTTGCAAATAGATTTTAAAATAGAAGGAGAGCTGGATAGCCTCAGAATCATTCCCCTGGTTTTAATTACGCTGGTAGAAAATGCCTTTAAGCACGGCGAAATGAACGATGCGCAACACCCCATTCAAATTGGTCTGGAGGTGCAAGACAATGGCGAAATTAAGTTTAGTGTGGCCAATAAAAAGCGGAAAGGTCCTAAAGAAACTTCGCACGGCATTGGTCTGGACAACACCCGAAAACGCCTGGCCGCCGCCTATCCAAACGCCCACCAAGTGCAAGTACAAGAAGACGAAGAATTTTACGCCATCACCTTAACGGTACAACTGCCCCAATCACATTGCGCCAAAAGGTCTGCCGCTGCGGTCACCTATAGTTGA
- a CDS encoding heme/hemin ABC transporter substrate-binding protein, with translation MKKYILLACTGLALLSCERFRNKDQKQNQTERIVSVSKQHTEIMYALGAVQNMVAVDVSSTYPEAAKKLPTVGYHRALSLEGLVAAKPTMIIHDGPASIGPEHVVRQLEQLKIPMKQFSVNGSTLDSTKLLFQEMGQYFHREKQADSLSQKLEKEMQQALTKAKTYTQKPKVLIIHYGQANNVYLVMTGKSTAAKMVDWAGGTMAVEGDRGMKQLSAEVVAKSNPDVILLTDFGYDKLGSKQKISELPGVSATNAFKNGRIYRVEEHDLVYLGPRTGQNVLALQKLIHENGAVQ, from the coding sequence ATGAAAAAATACATCCTTCTTGCCTGCACAGGTCTGGCATTACTTTCCTGCGAGCGCTTCCGGAACAAAGACCAGAAACAAAACCAAACGGAGCGCATTGTGAGCGTCTCAAAACAGCACACGGAGATCATGTACGCACTGGGAGCGGTGCAGAACATGGTGGCGGTAGATGTTTCCAGCACGTATCCTGAGGCGGCCAAAAAACTACCTACCGTGGGCTACCATCGGGCCTTGAGTCTAGAGGGATTGGTGGCGGCCAAGCCTACCATGATCATTCATGACGGTCCGGCCAGCATTGGCCCCGAGCACGTGGTACGCCAACTGGAGCAACTCAAAATCCCGATGAAGCAGTTCTCTGTGAATGGTTCTACCTTAGACAGTACCAAGCTTTTGTTCCAAGAGATGGGCCAATACTTCCACCGTGAAAAACAAGCCGATTCCCTTTCCCAGAAGTTAGAAAAAGAAATGCAACAGGCCCTGACCAAGGCTAAAACCTACACCCAGAAACCAAAGGTGCTTATCATCCATTACGGCCAGGCCAACAACGTGTACCTGGTCATGACGGGCAAAAGCACCGCCGCCAAAATGGTGGACTGGGCCGGCGGCACCATGGCGGTGGAAGGCGACCGGGGCATGAAGCAACTTTCTGCCGAGGTAGTGGCCAAATCCAATCCAGACGTGATTCTGCTCACCGATTTTGGCTATGACAAACTAGGTTCCAAACAGAAAATTAGTGAACTGCCGGGCGTGTCTGCGACCAATGCCTTTAAGAACGGCCGCATCTATAGAGTGGAGGAGCATGACCTGGTGTACCTGGGGCCAAGAACGGGCCAGAACGTATTGGCCTTGCAAAAACTGATTCATGAGAATGGGGCAGTTCAGTAA
- a CDS encoding outer membrane beta-barrel protein translates to MKTSTIAKITASLFFGFNALAGQAQTQPGKVAGTVKDSLNQQVLPYATILLKKYEDAAFLQAVVTDEKGAFQFSNLGKGFYFLTADYLGYKKVKVDSLQVASSAESKRVMVIMPQDAKLLKAVTVTGYKPFIEQQNNKLVLNVENSPLAAGSTTDEVIARAPGVVEANGGFQVRGKNALVLIDGRSTNLTGEDLKNYLNSLPANGVSKVEVMANPSAKYDAAGGSVINIVTTKSKNYGTNGTLTTGLGMGEKARYNAGLSLNHRTQKLNVYGSLDRTHSQPFTTITSDRALSAESRVQENTADLKTIDNNSLKAGLDYEFSKKTSAGVLVRAMVNEREREGLTNSRIAQGAAPLASSQVSTNGNSLVVSPSVNVYYRTVLDSVGTELRLAADYFSYGKDLKNQFQTSYFDANGAENQPDMFLRDNSPAGNSVQTVTADITRPLKNGTLEAGLKTTFTKTDNDIFWEGRTAEQDWTVDAGKTNHFIYRENINAAYASYSTKIKDLSLQVGLRAEQTNTKGTSVTLGQTNPNSYFHLFPSVSGQYKLSEKQEIGVSYRKKIDRFRFDIVNPFVTYISQYSYAQGNPNVQPSISHNFELSHSYNNEWFSALSYGRHLNVLSEVVKPLEGTKATIHSFANFSAADQWSGSVTHAKGLFSGKWNASNTVGFLYANVHGPAAQFSQANVAFMVSSNNTFQLGKGFKAEVFVNYTSPLTFGAFAFKANYGGNLGLSKSVLNNQGTLTLNVADVFNTRTQRYSTDSYGIQALTENKTESRVVRLNFSYRFGNKNVKASKNRRTGVEEEKMRMESNQ, encoded by the coding sequence ATGAAAACTTCTACCATCGCCAAAATCACCGCCTCACTTTTCTTCGGATTCAACGCCCTTGCCGGTCAAGCCCAGACCCAGCCGGGCAAAGTAGCCGGCACCGTCAAAGACAGCCTCAATCAGCAGGTCCTACCATACGCCACCATTCTCCTCAAGAAGTATGAAGACGCCGCGTTCCTGCAGGCCGTAGTCACAGATGAGAAAGGTGCCTTTCAATTCAGCAACCTAGGCAAGGGCTTCTACTTTTTGACGGCAGATTACCTGGGCTACAAGAAAGTGAAAGTAGACTCTTTGCAAGTGGCCTCTTCTGCCGAGAGCAAGCGGGTGATGGTCATTATGCCGCAGGACGCGAAATTGCTGAAGGCGGTGACCGTGACGGGCTACAAGCCCTTCATTGAGCAGCAGAACAACAAGCTGGTTTTGAACGTGGAGAACAGTCCGCTGGCCGCCGGCAGCACCACCGATGAGGTCATTGCCAGAGCGCCCGGCGTGGTAGAGGCGAACGGCGGCTTTCAGGTACGCGGCAAGAACGCCCTGGTTTTGATTGATGGCCGCAGTACCAACCTCACCGGCGAGGACCTCAAGAACTACCTGAACTCTTTGCCCGCCAACGGCGTGTCTAAGGTAGAGGTAATGGCCAACCCATCTGCTAAATATGACGCAGCGGGCGGTTCTGTCATCAATATTGTCACTACCAAAAGCAAAAACTACGGCACCAACGGTACCTTGACCACCGGCTTGGGCATGGGAGAGAAAGCCCGCTACAATGCCGGCCTCAGCCTGAACCACCGCACCCAGAAACTGAACGTGTACGGCAGCCTGGACCGCACCCACAGCCAACCCTTTACTACCATCACCTCAGACCGGGCGCTTAGCGCAGAAAGCCGCGTGCAGGAAAACACGGCAGACCTGAAGACCATAGACAACAACTCCCTGAAAGCCGGCCTGGATTATGAATTCAGCAAGAAGACCTCGGCGGGTGTTCTGGTGAGAGCCATGGTGAACGAGCGCGAAAGAGAAGGCCTCACCAATTCCCGCATTGCCCAGGGTGCTGCTCCGCTGGCTTCTTCTCAGGTGAGCACCAACGGCAATAGTTTGGTGGTAAGCCCTTCGGTGAACGTGTACTACCGCACTGTTTTAGACTCTGTGGGCACAGAACTACGCCTGGCCGCCGACTACTTTAGCTACGGCAAAGACCTGAAGAACCAGTTCCAGACCAGTTACTTTGACGCCAACGGCGCCGAGAACCAACCTGACATGTTCTTGCGCGACAACTCGCCGGCGGGTAACAGCGTGCAGACCGTGACGGCAGACATCACCAGGCCTTTGAAAAACGGCACCCTGGAAGCTGGTTTAAAGACCACCTTCACCAAAACCGACAATGACATTTTCTGGGAGGGTCGCACCGCTGAGCAAGACTGGACTGTAGACGCTGGCAAAACTAACCACTTCATCTACCGTGAGAACATCAACGCCGCTTACGCTTCTTACAGCACAAAAATCAAAGACCTAAGCTTACAAGTAGGGCTTCGCGCCGAGCAAACCAACACCAAGGGTACTTCTGTCACGCTGGGCCAAACCAACCCCAACAGCTATTTCCACCTGTTCCCGAGCGTGTCTGGCCAATACAAGCTCTCTGAGAAGCAGGAGATAGGAGTATCTTACCGCAAGAAGATTGACCGCTTTCGGTTTGATATTGTGAACCCTTTTGTGACCTACATCAGCCAGTATTCTTACGCCCAGGGCAACCCAAACGTGCAGCCGTCTATCTCGCATAACTTTGAACTGTCACACAGCTACAACAATGAGTGGTTCTCTGCCCTGAGCTACGGCCGTCACCTGAACGTGCTCTCTGAAGTGGTGAAGCCGCTGGAAGGAACCAAGGCCACCATCCATTCCTTCGCCAACTTCAGCGCCGCCGACCAATGGAGCGGTTCTGTGACGCACGCCAAAGGCCTGTTCTCTGGCAAATGGAACGCCAGTAACACCGTGGGTTTCCTCTACGCCAATGTACACGGTCCTGCCGCTCAGTTCAGTCAAGCCAACGTGGCGTTCATGGTGTCCAGCAACAACACCTTCCAGCTGGGCAAAGGGTTTAAAGCCGAAGTCTTCGTGAACTACACCTCGCCGCTGACCTTCGGGGCGTTTGCCTTCAAAGCCAACTACGGCGGCAACCTGGGTCTTTCTAAGTCTGTGCTCAACAACCAAGGCACGCTTACCTTGAACGTGGCCGATGTGTTCAACACCCGCACGCAGCGCTATTCTACAGATTCTTACGGCATACAGGCCCTGACTGAGAATAAAACCGAAAGCCGCGTGGTGCGCCTGAACTTCTCGTACCGCTTCGGGAACAAGAATGTGAAAGCCAGCAAGAACCGCAGAACCGGCGTGGAGGAAGAGAAAATGCGCATGGAAAGCAACCAGTAA